A single region of the Pseudomonas sp. B21-023 genome encodes:
- a CDS encoding glycosyltransferase, translating to MSSRKFGLNLVVVLAIAALFTGFWALINRPVSAPAWPEQISGFSYSPFRLGQSPQKGQYPSEDEIRQDLEQLNKLTDNVRIYTVEGTQAEVPRLAEELGLRVTLGIWISNDQERNEREIEKAIGLANTSRSVVRVVVGNEALFREEVTAEQLIGYLDRVRAAVKVPVTTSEQWHIWKEHPELAKHVDLIAAHILPYWEFVPMKDSVQFVLDRARELRKQFPRKPLLLSEVGWPSNGRMRGGADATQADQAIYLRTLVNTLNRRGYNYFVIEAYDQPWKASDEGSVGAYWGVYNAERQQKFNFEGPIVAIPQWRALAVASVVLAMIALAVLLIDGSALRQRGRTFLTFITFLCGSVLVWIAYDYSQQYSTWFSLTVGVLLALGALGVFIVLLTEAHELAEAVWIHKRRREFLPVQGGSAYRPKVSVHVPCYNEPPEMVKQTLDALAALDYPDYEVLVIDNNTKDPAVWEPLKAHCEKLGTRFKFFHVAPLAGFKGGALNYLIPHTAKDAEVIAVIDSDYCVDRNWLKHMVPHFSDPKIAVVQSPQDYRDQHESAFKKLCYSEYKGFFHIGMVTRNDRDAIIQHGTMTMTRRSVLEELGWAEWCICEDAELGLRVFEKGLSAAYAHNSYGKGLMPDTFIDFKKQRFRWAYGAIQIIKHHAGALLRGKGSELTRGQRYHFLAGWLPWIADGMNIFFTVGALLWSAAMIIVPHRVDPPLMMFAIPPLALFFFKVGKILFLYRRAVGVDLKDAFAAALAGLALSHTIAKAVLYGFFTSSMPFFRTPKNADSHGLLVAIAEAREELFIMLMLWGAALGIYLVQGLPSSDMRFWVAMLLVQSLPYLAALVMALLSSLPKPADKVSEAQVV from the coding sequence ATGTCATCACGTAAATTCGGTCTCAACCTGGTGGTGGTCCTGGCGATCGCCGCGCTGTTCACCGGGTTCTGGGCCTTGATCAACCGCCCGGTTTCCGCCCCCGCCTGGCCGGAACAGATCTCCGGGTTTTCCTATTCGCCCTTCCGCCTGGGGCAAAGCCCGCAGAAAGGCCAGTACCCCAGTGAGGACGAGATCCGCCAGGACCTCGAGCAACTGAACAAGCTGACCGACAACGTGCGCATCTACACCGTTGAAGGCACCCAGGCCGAGGTACCGCGCCTGGCCGAAGAGCTCGGCCTGCGCGTGACCCTGGGCATCTGGATCAGCAACGACCAGGAGCGCAACGAGCGCGAGATCGAAAAGGCCATCGGCCTGGCCAATACCTCGCGCAGCGTGGTGCGGGTGGTGGTCGGCAACGAAGCGTTGTTTCGCGAGGAAGTCACCGCCGAACAGTTGATCGGTTACCTCGACCGGGTGCGCGCCGCGGTGAAGGTGCCGGTGACCACCAGCGAGCAGTGGCACATCTGGAAGGAACACCCGGAGCTGGCGAAACACGTCGACCTGATCGCCGCGCACATCCTGCCCTATTGGGAATTCGTGCCCATGAAGGACTCGGTGCAGTTCGTCCTCGACCGTGCCCGCGAGCTGCGCAAGCAGTTCCCACGCAAGCCCCTGCTGCTCTCGGAGGTTGGCTGGCCCAGCAATGGCCGTATGCGCGGCGGCGCCGACGCCACCCAGGCCGACCAGGCCATCTACCTGCGTACCCTGGTCAACACCCTCAACCGCCGTGGCTACAACTACTTCGTCATCGAGGCCTACGACCAGCCGTGGAAGGCCAGCGACGAAGGTTCGGTTGGCGCCTACTGGGGTGTGTACAACGCCGAGCGCCAGCAGAAGTTCAACTTCGAGGGGCCGATCGTGGCGATCCCGCAATGGCGCGCCTTGGCCGTGGCCTCGGTGGTGCTGGCGATGATCGCCCTGGCCGTCCTGCTGATCGACGGCTCGGCCCTGCGCCAGCGCGGGCGTACCTTCCTCACCTTCATCACCTTCCTGTGCGGGTCGGTGCTGGTATGGATCGCCTACGACTACAGCCAGCAGTACAGCACCTGGTTCAGCCTCACCGTGGGCGTGCTGCTGGCGCTCGGTGCCCTCGGCGTTTTCATCGTGCTGCTGACCGAGGCCCACGAACTGGCCGAGGCGGTGTGGATCCACAAACGCCGACGCGAATTCCTGCCCGTGCAGGGCGGCAGCGCCTATCGCCCCAAAGTCTCGGTGCATGTGCCGTGCTACAACGAGCCGCCGGAGATGGTCAAGCAGACCCTAGACGCCCTCGCCGCGCTGGACTACCCGGATTACGAAGTGCTGGTGATCGACAACAACACCAAGGACCCGGCCGTGTGGGAGCCGCTCAAGGCCCACTGCGAGAAGCTCGGCACGCGCTTCAAGTTCTTCCACGTCGCGCCCCTGGCCGGCTTCAAGGGCGGGGCGCTGAACTACCTGATCCCGCACACCGCCAAGGACGCCGAGGTGATCGCGGTGATCGACTCGGACTACTGCGTCGACCGTAATTGGCTAAAACACATGGTGCCGCACTTCTCCGACCCGAAGATCGCCGTGGTGCAGTCGCCGCAGGACTACCGCGACCAGCACGAGAGCGCCTTCAAGAAGCTGTGCTACAGCGAGTACAAGGGCTTCTTCCATATCGGTATGGTCACCCGCAACGACCGTGACGCGATCATCCAGCACGGCACCATGACCATGACCAGGCGCAGCGTGCTCGAGGAGCTCGGCTGGGCCGAATGGTGCATCTGCGAAGACGCCGAACTGGGCTTGCGAGTGTTCGAAAAAGGCCTGTCGGCGGCCTACGCCCACAACAGCTACGGCAAGGGCCTGATGCCCGACACCTTCATCGACTTCAAGAAGCAGCGCTTCCGCTGGGCCTACGGCGCCATCCAGATCATCAAGCACCACGCCGGCGCCCTGCTGCGCGGCAAGGGCAGCGAGCTGACCCGCGGCCAGCGCTACCACTTCCTGGCCGGCTGGCTGCCATGGATCGCCGATGGCATGAACATCTTCTTCACCGTCGGCGCGCTGCTGTGGTCGGCGGCGATGATCATCGTGCCGCATCGGGTCGATCCGCCGCTGATGATGTTCGCCATCCCGCCGCTGGCGCTGTTCTTCTTCAAGGTCGGCAAGATCCTGTTCCTCTATCGCCGCGCGGTGGGTGTCGACCTGAAGGACGCCTTCGCCGCCGCCCTGGCAGGGCTGGCGCTGTCGCATACCATCGCCAAGGCGGTGCTGTACGGTTTCTTCACCAGCAGCATGCCGTTCTTCCGCACGCCAAAGAATGCTGATAGCCATGGGCTGCTGGTGGCGATTGCCGAGGCCCGCGAAGAGCTGTTCATCATGCTGATGCTGTGGGGCGCGGCGCTAGGGATCTATCTGGTTCAGGGGCTGCCGAGTTCGGACATGCGCTTCTGGGTGGCGATGCTGCTGGTGCAGTCGTTGCCATACCTGGCGGCGTTGGTGATGGCGCTGCTGTCGTCGCTGCCCAAGCCGGCGGACAAGGTCAGCGAAGCACAAGTCGTTTGA
- the tcdA gene encoding tRNA cyclic N6-threonylcarbamoyladenosine(37) synthase TcdA, translating into MSTEDPRFAGVARLYGDDGLQRLRQAHVAIVGIGGVGSWAAEALARSGVGEISLFDLDDVCVSNTNRQAHALEGQVGRLKVEVMAERLRAINPACTVHAVADFVTRETMAEYITEQMDCVIDCIDSVMAKAALIAWCRRRKIAIVTTGGAGGQIDPSQIQIGDLNKTFNDPLASRVRSTLRRDYNFSRNTSRNYGVPCVFSSEQLRYPKGDGSVCLQKSFVGEGVRLDCAGGFGAVMMVTATFGMVAASKAVEKLVAGARRPSERVKAE; encoded by the coding sequence ATGAGCACAGAAGATCCACGCTTCGCCGGCGTCGCCCGGCTCTACGGCGACGACGGCCTGCAACGCCTGCGCCAGGCCCATGTGGCCATCGTCGGTATCGGCGGGGTCGGCTCGTGGGCAGCCGAGGCCCTGGCGCGCAGTGGCGTGGGCGAGATCAGCCTGTTCGACCTCGACGATGTCTGCGTGAGCAACACCAACCGCCAGGCCCACGCCCTCGAAGGGCAGGTGGGCCGCCTCAAGGTCGAGGTGATGGCCGAGCGTCTGCGGGCGATCAACCCGGCTTGCACGGTGCACGCGGTGGCCGATTTCGTCACCCGCGAGACCATGGCCGAGTACATCACCGAGCAGATGGACTGCGTGATCGACTGCATCGACAGCGTGATGGCCAAGGCCGCGCTGATCGCCTGGTGTCGCCGGCGCAAGATCGCCATCGTCACCACCGGTGGCGCCGGCGGGCAGATCGACCCGAGCCAGATCCAGATCGGCGACCTTAACAAGACCTTCAACGACCCGCTGGCTTCACGGGTGCGCTCGACCTTGCGCCGTGACTACAACTTCTCGCGCAACACCAGCCGCAACTATGGCGTGCCGTGCGTGTTCTCCAGCGAACAGCTGCGCTACCCCAAGGGAGACGGCAGTGTGTGCCTGCAGAAGAGCTTTGTCGGTGAAGGCGTACGCCTGGACTGCGCAGGTGGTTTCGGCGCGGTGATGATGGTGACCGCGACCTTCGGCATGGTGGCGGCGAGCAAGGCCGTTGAAAAACTGGTGGCCGGAGCGCGGCGACCTTCGGAGCGGGTCAAGGCTGAATAG
- a CDS encoding SufE family protein has product MNLSPEASQALEAFEQARGWEQRARLLMQWGDRLEPLGDSDKTEANRVHGCESLVWLVAVQDDGHWRFKAGSDARMLRGLLALLLVRVQGMDSAQLGRLDVPDWFAQLGLERQLSPSRSNGLHAVLQRMADLASGD; this is encoded by the coding sequence ATGAACCTTTCGCCAGAGGCCAGCCAAGCGCTGGAAGCTTTCGAACAGGCGCGTGGCTGGGAACAACGGGCGCGGTTGCTGATGCAGTGGGGCGACCGCCTGGAACCGCTGGGTGACAGCGACAAGACCGAAGCCAACCGGGTGCATGGCTGCGAGAGCCTGGTGTGGCTGGTTGCGGTGCAGGACGACGGCCACTGGCGGTTCAAGGCAGGCAGCGATGCGCGGATGCTGCGGGGGTTGCTGGCGTTGTTGCTGGTAAGGGTTCAAGGAATGGACAGTGCACAGCTGGGCAGGCTGGATGTCCCTGACTGGTTTGCCCAGTTGGGGTTGGAGAGGCAACTTTCACCGTCGCGCAGCAACGGCTTGCATGCCGTGTTGCAGCGCATGGCCGATCTGGCCTCAGGAGACTAA
- a CDS encoding cysteine desulfurase has protein sequence MFQPSPWRTDFPAIAALQRQHQTYLDSAATAQKPQALLDALSHYYGHGAANVHRAQHLPGALATQAFEGTRDKVAAWLNAADARQIVFTHGATSALNLLAYGLEHRFEAGDEIAVSGLEHHANLLPWQQLAHRRNLRLVVLPVTDQGHVDLEQALQLIGPRTRLLAISQLSNVLGTWQPLAPLLAHARAQGALSVVDGAQGVVHGRHDVQQLACDFYVFSSHKLYGPDGVGVLYGRQDALALLHHWQYGGEMVQMADYQSASFRHAPLGFEAGTPPIAGVIGLGATLDHLASLDANAVAAHESSLHQYLVRGLADREGVRLLGSPEAALASFVIDGVHNADIAHLLTEQGIAVRAGHHCAMPLLRHLGLDGAIRVSLGLYSDSDDLQRFFAALDKGLELLR, from the coding sequence ATGTTCCAGCCCTCCCCCTGGCGTACCGACTTCCCGGCCATCGCCGCCCTGCAACGGCAGCACCAGACCTATCTGGACAGCGCCGCCACCGCGCAGAAACCCCAGGCCTTGCTTGATGCCCTGAGCCATTACTACGGGCATGGTGCAGCCAATGTGCACCGCGCCCAGCACCTGCCCGGCGCCTTGGCGACACAGGCCTTCGAGGGCACACGGGACAAGGTCGCCGCCTGGCTCAATGCAGCCGATGCGCGCCAGATCGTCTTCACCCACGGCGCTACCTCTGCATTGAACCTGCTGGCCTATGGCCTGGAACATCGCTTCGAGGCAGGCGACGAAATCGCCGTCAGCGGCCTGGAGCACCACGCCAACCTGCTGCCCTGGCAACAACTGGCGCACCGCCGCAACCTGCGACTGGTGGTCCTCCCGGTCACTGACCAGGGGCATGTCGACCTGGAGCAGGCCCTGCAACTGATCGGCCCGCGCACTCGCCTGCTGGCGATCAGCCAACTGTCCAACGTGCTGGGTACCTGGCAACCGCTGGCGCCTTTGCTGGCACATGCCCGCGCCCAGGGCGCGCTGAGCGTTGTCGATGGCGCCCAAGGCGTGGTTCATGGCCGGCATGACGTGCAGCAACTGGCGTGCGACTTCTATGTGTTCTCCAGCCACAAACTCTATGGTCCGGACGGAGTGGGCGTACTTTACGGCCGCCAGGATGCGCTGGCGTTGCTGCATCACTGGCAATACGGCGGAGAAATGGTGCAGATGGCGGACTACCAGAGCGCCAGCTTCCGCCACGCGCCACTGGGTTTCGAAGCCGGCACCCCGCCGATTGCCGGGGTTATCGGCCTGGGGGCCACCCTGGACCACCTGGCCAGCCTCGACGCCAATGCCGTGGCCGCGCATGAAAGCAGCCTGCACCAGTATCTGGTACGGGGCCTGGCCGATCGCGAGGGGGTTCGCCTGCTCGGCTCACCCGAGGCGGCTTTGGCCAGTTTCGTCATCGATGGCGTGCACAACGCCGATATCGCCCACCTGCTGACCGAACAGGGCATCGCCGTGCGCGCCGGGCACCATTGCGCCATGCCACTGCTCAGGCACCTGGGGCTCGATGGCGCGATCCGCGTTTCGCTGGGGCTGTACTCCGACAGTGACGACCTGCAGCGCTTCTTCGCGGCGCTCGACAAAGGCCTGGAGCTGTTGCGATGA
- the dapD gene encoding 2,3,4,5-tetrahydropyridine-2,6-dicarboxylate N-succinyltransferase — MSQSLFSLAFGVGTQNRQGAWLEVFYAQPVLKPSAELVAAIAPVLGYEGGNQAIAFSTAQAAQLADALKGIDAAQAALLTRLAESHKPLVATLLAEDGALTSTPEAYLKLHLLSHRLVKPHGVSLAGIFPLLPNVAWTNQGAVDLAELAELQLEARLKGELLEVFSVDKFPKMTDYVVPAGVRIADTARVRLGAYIGEGTTIMHEGFVNFNAGTEGPGMIEGRVSAGVFVGKGSDLGGGCSTMGTLSGGGNIVIKVGEGCLIGANAGIGIPLGDRNTVEAGLYITAGTKVNLLDENNQLVKVVKARDLAGQTDLLFRRNSLNGAVECKTHKSAIELNEALHAHN; from the coding sequence ATGTCTCAATCGCTGTTCAGCCTGGCCTTCGGCGTCGGCACCCAGAACCGCCAGGGCGCCTGGCTGGAAGTCTTCTACGCACAGCCTGTGCTCAAGCCGTCCGCCGAACTGGTCGCGGCCATCGCACCGGTCCTCGGTTATGAAGGGGGCAACCAGGCCATCGCCTTCAGCACTGCCCAGGCCGCCCAGCTGGCCGACGCGCTCAAGGGCATCGACGCCGCCCAGGCCGCCCTGCTGACCCGCCTGGCCGAAAGCCACAAGCCGCTGGTCGCCACCCTGCTGGCCGAAGACGGCGCCCTGACCTCCACCCCCGAGGCCTACCTCAAGCTGCACCTGCTGTCGCACCGCCTGGTCAAGCCGCACGGTGTGTCGCTGGCCGGCATCTTCCCGCTGCTGCCCAACGTCGCCTGGACCAACCAGGGCGCGGTCGACCTGGCCGAGCTGGCCGAGCTGCAACTGGAAGCGCGCCTGAAAGGCGAACTGCTGGAAGTATTCTCGGTGGACAAGTTCCCGAAGATGACCGACTACGTGGTGCCCGCCGGCGTGCGCATCGCCGACACCGCCCGTGTGCGCCTGGGCGCCTACATCGGCGAAGGCACCACCATCATGCACGAAGGCTTCGTCAACTTTAACGCCGGCACCGAAGGCCCGGGCATGATCGAAGGCCGCGTCTCCGCAGGCGTGTTCGTCGGCAAGGGCTCCGACCTGGGCGGCGGCTGCTCGACCATGGGCACCCTGTCCGGCGGTGGCAACATCGTCATCAAGGTCGGCGAAGGCTGCCTGATCGGCGCCAACGCCGGTATCGGCATCCCGCTGGGCGACCGCAACACCGTCGAAGCCGGCCTGTACATCACCGCCGGTACCAAGGTGAACCTGCTGGACGAGAACAACCAGCTGGTCAAGGTGGTCAAGGCACGCGATCTGGCCGGACAGACCGACTTGCTGTTCCGCCGCAACTCGCTCAATGGCGCCGTGGAGTGCAAGACCCACAAGTCGGCCATCGAGCTGAACGAGGCATTGCACGCTCACAACTGA
- a CDS encoding ArsC family reductase codes for MAYTLYGIKACDTMKKARTWLEEKAIGYDFHDYKTQGIDRDSLNRWCDEHGWEVVLNRAGTTFRKLDDASKADLDQAKAVELMVAQPSMIKRPLLDLGERTLVGFKPDLYAAALA; via the coding sequence ATGGCTTACACTCTCTACGGCATCAAAGCCTGCGACACCATGAAAAAAGCCCGTACCTGGCTTGAAGAAAAGGCCATTGGCTACGACTTCCACGACTACAAGACCCAGGGCATCGACCGCGACAGCCTGAACCGCTGGTGCGACGAGCATGGCTGGGAAGTCGTGCTGAACCGTGCCGGGACCACCTTCCGCAAGCTCGACGACGCCAGCAAGGCCGACCTCGACCAGGCCAAGGCCGTCGAACTGATGGTCGCCCAACCGTCGATGATCAAGCGCCCGCTGCTCGACCTCGGCGAACGCACGCTGGTCGGCTTCAAGCCCGACCTGTACGCGGCGGCGCTGGCCTGA
- a CDS encoding Na+/H+ antiporter, which yields MQSAYTVLILLMLVSVSKLVGRVLPLPLPLVQICAGALLAWPTLGLHVALDPELFLFLFLPPLLFADGWRMPKRELWRIRGPVVALAVGLVLFTVVGAGYFIHWLLPSIPLPVAFALAAVLSPTDAVAVSAITQDRLPTPLMHMLQGEALMNDASGLVTFKFALAAAITGVFSLTEASLTFVLVALGGLAVGVALSWLVGRLRMWMITRGWDDPATHVVFMLLLPFAAYVLAERLGVSGILSAVAAGMMQSWLDLLPRQTSTRLLNRSVWSLLEFAFNGLIFLLLGLQLPDIIKAVVTDEATVWPTLAWRCLDVVAIFAALVLLRFVWVQSIWRAIGVVRRWRGKPALVLMPTARSCWLLTFGGVRGAVTLAGVMSVPLLMGAGKAFPERDLLIFIAAGVILLSLVSAVIALPILLRGVTKSPDERLHQEVQEAWRRTAEAAIHALEAEEVIDANAPQDAAQATLATELKARLMAEYRDELDSYNDTAEARALAEQMDQLERRLRLRALRAQRLELYELHRQHRVGDEVVRQVLGELDMSEANLGLVR from the coding sequence ATGCAGTCAGCCTATACCGTTCTTATCCTGCTGATGCTGGTGAGCGTGTCGAAACTGGTGGGGCGGGTGTTGCCGCTGCCGCTGCCGCTGGTGCAGATCTGTGCCGGTGCCTTGCTGGCCTGGCCAACCCTGGGCCTGCACGTGGCGCTGGACCCGGAGTTGTTCCTGTTCCTGTTCCTGCCGCCGTTGCTGTTCGCCGATGGCTGGCGTATGCCCAAGCGCGAGCTGTGGCGTATCCGCGGGCCGGTGGTGGCTCTGGCCGTGGGGCTGGTGCTGTTCACCGTGGTCGGTGCCGGGTACTTCATCCACTGGCTGCTGCCGAGCATTCCCCTGCCGGTGGCCTTCGCCCTGGCGGCGGTGCTGTCGCCCACCGATGCGGTGGCGGTCTCGGCCATCACCCAGGACCGCCTGCCCACGCCCCTGATGCACATGCTCCAGGGCGAGGCATTGATGAACGACGCCTCGGGCCTGGTAACCTTCAAGTTCGCCCTGGCCGCCGCCATCACCGGCGTGTTCTCGCTGACCGAGGCCAGCCTGACCTTCGTGCTCGTCGCCCTTGGCGGCCTGGCGGTGGGCGTGGCGCTGAGCTGGCTGGTGGGGCGCCTGCGCATGTGGATGATCACCCGCGGTTGGGACGATCCGGCCACCCACGTGGTGTTCATGCTGCTGCTGCCGTTCGCCGCCTACGTGCTGGCCGAGCGCCTGGGCGTGTCGGGCATCCTCTCGGCGGTGGCCGCGGGCATGATGCAGAGCTGGCTCGACCTGCTGCCGCGTCAGACCAGCACCCGCCTGCTCAACCGCAGTGTCTGGTCGTTGCTGGAGTTCGCTTTCAACGGCCTGATCTTCCTGCTGCTCGGCCTGCAGTTGCCGGACATCATCAAGGCGGTGGTCACCGACGAGGCGACGGTGTGGCCGACCCTGGCCTGGCGCTGCCTGGACGTGGTGGCGATCTTCGCCGCGCTGGTGCTGCTGCGTTTTGTCTGGGTGCAGAGCATCTGGCGGGCGATCGGCGTGGTGCGGCGCTGGCGCGGCAAGCCGGCGCTGGTGCTGATGCCGACCGCGCGCTCCTGCTGGCTGCTGACCTTTGGCGGCGTGCGCGGGGCGGTGACCCTGGCGGGCGTGATGTCGGTGCCGTTGCTGATGGGGGCGGGCAAAGCCTTCCCCGAGCGCGACCTGCTGATCTTCATTGCCGCCGGGGTGATCCTGCTGTCGCTGGTCAGCGCGGTGATTGCCCTGCCGATCCTGCTGCGTGGCGTGACCAAGAGCCCTGACGAACGCTTGCACCAGGAGGTGCAGGAGGCCTGGCGGCGCACCGCCGAAGCGGCTATCCATGCCCTGGAAGCCGAGGAGGTGATCGATGCCAATGCGCCCCAGGACGCCGCCCAGGCCACCCTGGCCACCGAGCTGAAAGCGCGGCTGATGGCCGAATACCGGGATGAACTGGACAGCTACAACGACACCGCCGAGGCCCGTGCGCTGGCCGAGCAGATGGACCAGTTGGAGCGCCGCCTGAGGCTCCGTGCGCTGCGGGCGCAGCGCTTGGAGCTATATGAGTTGCATCGCCAGCACCGGGTGGGCGATGAAGTGGTGCGCCAGGTGCTGGGCGAGTTGGACATGAGTGAGGCGAACCTGGGGCTGGTTCGTTAG
- a CDS encoding peptidase M12, producing the protein MVDSLLASSTYRLRKKLYSAHAQHTRRKRSVGVTSVFWSAGQTLRISFLNGTCPWHKQAIVATACHWLRYANLHFKLVNDGDSQAEIRIRTDVAEDINYSVLGNQSLNEADESMAIGAKLSDPRFEAIVLHEFGHALGMDHEHQHPHANIPWDLAALRPLLREILAKEVDDQEALDDAIEDELATQFLPVPDDGTRLLLPYDRQSIMHYQVRQTHTVGNWKARRNQVISEKDKRFMRLVYPHPCQLRC; encoded by the coding sequence ATGGTCGATTCCCTCCTTGCCTCATCCACCTATCGCCTGCGCAAGAAGCTGTACTCAGCCCATGCGCAGCACACACGCCGTAAGCGCTCGGTAGGCGTAACCTCGGTATTCTGGTCTGCCGGCCAGACACTCAGGATCTCGTTCCTGAACGGCACCTGCCCCTGGCACAAGCAGGCGATCGTCGCCACTGCGTGCCATTGGCTCAGGTACGCCAACCTGCATTTCAAGCTTGTCAACGATGGTGACAGCCAGGCCGAAATCCGCATTCGTACCGATGTCGCCGAAGACATCAACTACAGCGTCCTGGGCAACCAGTCGCTGAATGAGGCGGACGAGAGCATGGCCATTGGCGCCAAGCTGTCAGACCCGCGCTTCGAAGCAATCGTCCTGCATGAGTTCGGCCATGCGCTGGGCATGGATCACGAGCATCAGCATCCCCACGCCAACATTCCCTGGGACCTCGCGGCACTGCGTCCGCTGTTGAGAGAAATCCTCGCCAAGGAAGTGGACGACCAGGAGGCGCTCGACGATGCGATCGAGGACGAGCTCGCCACCCAGTTTCTTCCGGTGCCTGACGATGGCACCCGATTGCTGCTGCCCTACGACAGGCAGTCAATCATGCATTATCAGGTCAGGCAGACGCACACAGTCGGTAACTGGAAGGCAAGGCGAAACCAGGTAATCAGTGAAAAAGACAAACGCTTCATGCGCCTGGTCTATCCCCACCCCTGTCAGTTGCGCTGCTAA
- the dapC gene encoding succinyldiaminopimelate transaminase gives MNHALTQLQPYPFEKLRALLGTVKPAADKRAIALSIGEPKHESPAFVARAMADNLDKLAVYPSTIGLPALRQAIGQWCERRFGVPTGWLDADRHILPVNGTREALFAFTQAVVNRADDGLVVSPNPFYQIYEGAALLAGATPHYLPCLESNGFNPDFDAVPDETWERCQVLFLCSPGNPTGALVPMDTLKKLIALADKHDFVIAADECYSELYFDEDVPPPGLLSACAALGRSDFKRCVVFHSLSKRSNLPGLRSGFVAGDAEIIKPFLLYRTYHGCAMPVQTQLASIAAWQDEAHVRENRDQYRAKYDAVLDILQPVMDVQRPDGSFYLWAKVPGSDAEFTRDLFEAEHVTVVPGSYLSREVNGVNPGAGRVRMALVAPLAECIEAAERIRAFLSR, from the coding sequence ATGAACCACGCCCTGACCCAGCTCCAGCCCTACCCGTTCGAGAAACTGCGCGCCCTGCTGGGCACCGTGAAACCGGCAGCCGACAAGCGCGCCATCGCCTTGTCGATCGGTGAGCCGAAACATGAATCGCCGGCGTTCGTCGCCAGGGCCATGGCCGACAACCTCGACAAGCTGGCGGTATACCCCAGCACCATCGGCCTCCCGGCCCTGCGCCAGGCCATCGGCCAGTGGTGCGAACGGCGCTTCGGCGTGCCAACGGGCTGGCTGGACGCCGACCGTCACATCCTGCCGGTCAATGGCACCCGCGAAGCACTGTTCGCCTTCACCCAGGCCGTGGTCAACCGCGCCGATGACGGCCTGGTGGTCAGCCCCAACCCGTTCTACCAAATCTACGAAGGTGCGGCCCTGCTGGCCGGCGCCACCCCGCACTACCTGCCATGCCTGGAAAGCAACGGCTTCAACCCCGACTTTGACGCCGTGCCGGACGAGACCTGGGAACGCTGCCAGGTCCTGTTCCTGTGCTCCCCGGGCAACCCCACCGGCGCCCTGGTGCCGATGGATACCCTGAAGAAGCTGATCGCCCTCGCCGACAAGCACGACTTCGTGATCGCCGCCGACGAGTGCTACAGCGAGCTGTACTTCGACGAGGACGTGCCGCCACCGGGCCTGCTGAGCGCATGCGCTGCGCTTGGTCGCAGTGACTTCAAGCGCTGCGTGGTGTTCCACAGCCTGTCCAAGCGCTCCAACCTGCCCGGCCTGCGTTCGGGCTTCGTGGCTGGCGACGCCGAGATCATCAAACCATTCCTGCTGTACCGGACCTACCACGGTTGCGCAATGCCGGTGCAAACCCAGCTGGCCAGCATCGCCGCCTGGCAGGACGAGGCCCACGTGCGCGAGAACCGCGACCAGTACCGCGCCAAGTACGACGCGGTGCTCGACATCCTGCAGCCGGTAATGGATGTACAGCGCCCGGATGGCAGCTTCTACCTGTGGGCCAAGGTACCGGGCAGCGACGCAGAATTCACCCGCGACTTGTTCGAGGCAGAGCATGTCACTGTGGTGCCGGGGTCGTACCTGTCCCGCGAGGTGAACGGCGTAAACCCAGGCGCCGGCCGCGTGCGCATGGCGCTGGTTGCTCCGCTGGCCGAGTGCATCGAAGCCGCAGAGCGTATTCGCGCATTCCTGAGCCGTTAA